GCACGCGTACGTCCACGAGAACTCGGCGTACTCATCGTGAGCGCGAGGAACGCAGCGCAGCGGAGTCCCGTAGTCGCGAACGGAAGGCCAGCACCGGTGAGCGCGAGGAACGCAGCGCAGCGGAGTCCCGCAGTCGCGAACGGAAGGCCAGCACAGTGAGTCTCTCCGCGGACCTCACCCGGGCGCAGGCCAAGGCCGAGACGCTGATCGAGGCGCTGCCCTGGCTGGCCGACTTCTCCGGTGCGACCGTCGTCGTCAAGTACGGCGGCAACGCGATGGTCGACCCCGAGCTCCAGCGGGCCTTCACCGCCGACATGGTCTTCCTGCGCTACGCCGGCCTCAAGCCGGTCGTGGTGCACGGCGGCGGGCCGCAGATCTCCGCCATGCTGGGCCGGCTCGGCATCGCCAGCGAGTTCAAGGGCGGCCTGCGGGTCACCACCCCCGAGGCGATGGACGTCGTCCGGATGGTGCTGGTCGGCCAGGTCGGGCGGGAACTGGTCGGGCTGATCAACGCGTACGGCCCGTTCGCCGTCGGCCTCTCCGGCGAGGACGGCGGGCTGTTCACCGCGGTGCGCCGCCCGGCGTACGTGGACGGGGAGCCGGTCGACGTCGGTCAGGTGGGCGACGTCGAGTCGGTCGACGTCTCCGCGGTGGCGGACCTCATCGCGGCGGGCCGGATCCCGGTGATCTCCACGGTCGCGCCGGACGTCGACGGGGTGCTGCACAACCTCAACGCGGACACCGCCGCCGCCGCGCTGGCGGTCGCCCTCGACGCCCGCAAGCTGGTCGTCCTCACCGACGTGCCCGGCCTCTACGCGGACTGGCCGGACACGTCCAGCCTGGTCAGCGAGATCACCACCGACGACCTGGCGAAGCTGCTGCCCTCCCTGGAGTCCGGGATGGTCCCCAAGATGGAGGCCTGCCTGCGGGCGGTGCGTCAGGGAGTGCCCGCCGCGCACGTCGTCGACGGCCGGGTCGCCCACTCCACCCTGCTCGAAGTGTTCACCTCGGAAGGATTCGGCACGATGGTCGTGAGCGCGAGGAGTGAGCCTGCGAGCCCCGCAGCCGCGAACAACGAAGGCTCGGTCGGGTCATGAGCACGCTGGTGGAACGCTGGGGCCAGGCCATGATGGACAACTACGGCACCCCGCCGCTCGCGCTGGTCGCCGGCGCCGGCGCGGTGGTCACCGACGAGACCGGCCG
The Micromonospora sp. R77 DNA segment above includes these coding regions:
- the argB gene encoding acetylglutamate kinase, with protein sequence MSLSADLTRAQAKAETLIEALPWLADFSGATVVVKYGGNAMVDPELQRAFTADMVFLRYAGLKPVVVHGGGPQISAMLGRLGIASEFKGGLRVTTPEAMDVVRMVLVGQVGRELVGLINAYGPFAVGLSGEDGGLFTAVRRPAYVDGEPVDVGQVGDVESVDVSAVADLIAAGRIPVISTVAPDVDGVLHNLNADTAAAALAVALDARKLVVLTDVPGLYADWPDTSSLVSEITTDDLAKLLPSLESGMVPKMEACLRAVRQGVPAAHVVDGRVAHSTLLEVFTSEGFGTMVVSARSEPASPAAANNEGSVGS